The following proteins are encoded in a genomic region of bacterium:
- the groES gene encoding co-chaperone GroES: MALTIKPLADRVIVKPMEAETMKGGIIIPDTAKEKPQQGKIMAVGPGRVADDGNRVKPEVKKGDVVLYGKYSGTEVSVGGDDFLILREGDILAIL, from the coding sequence ATGGCTTTAACCATCAAGCCCCTGGCCGATCGCGTCATCGTCAAGCCCATGGAGGCCGAGACGATGAAGGGTGGCATCATCATCCCCGACACCGCGAAGGAGAAGCCCCAGCAGGGCAAGATCATGGCCGTCGGTCCGGGACGCGTGGCCGACGACGGCAACCGCGTCAAACCCGAGGTGAAGAAGGGCGATGTCGTTCTCTACGGCAAGTACTCGGGCACCGAAGTGAGCGTCGGTGGCGACGATTTCCTGATCCTGCGCGAGGGCGATATCCTCGCCATTCTCTAG
- the groL gene encoding chaperonin GroEL (60 kDa chaperone family; promotes refolding of misfolded polypeptides especially under stressful conditions; forms two stacked rings of heptamers to form a barrel-shaped 14mer; ends can be capped by GroES; misfolded proteins enter the barrel where they are refolded when GroES binds), which yields MAKLIKYDAEARELIKKGVDRLADTVKITLGPRGRNVILDKKFGAPVVTNDGVTIAKEIELKDPFENMGAQMLKEVASKTNDVAGDGTTTATLLAQVMIHEGMRNLAAGANPMFMKKGIEAATAAAVEALKKQAKTVRDSETISSVAAISANNDLEIGKIIAESMEKVGRDGVITVEDAKGTEMELDVVEGMQFDRGYLSPYFITNAETMKVDLEDPVILVHDKKISSMKDLLPVLEKVAQMGRPLLIISEDIDGEALATLVVNKLRGTLQVAAVKAPGFGDRRKAMLEDIAVLAGGRVISEDAGLKLENTTTADLGNCTKVTIDKDTTTIVGGKGKTADVKARIGQIRAQIEETTSDYDREKLQERLAKLAGGVAVIRVGAMTEIEMKEKKHRVEDALSATRAAVEEGIVVGGGVALLRTIKAIKALDLKGEAAVGRDIVARAVEEPLRMIVTNAGMEGSLVVAHLRDEKNAKIGFNAATMQYEDLLAAGIIDPVKVTRSALQNAASVAAMLLTTEACVCDEPEKDHPPMHDMGGGMGGMGMM from the coding sequence ATGGCTAAGCTGATCAAGTACGACGCCGAGGCGCGCGAACTGATCAAGAAGGGTGTCGACAGACTGGCCGACACCGTCAAGATCACCCTAGGCCCCCGCGGCCGCAACGTGATCCTCGACAAGAAATTCGGCGCTCCCGTGGTCACCAACGACGGCGTCACCATCGCCAAGGAGATCGAGCTGAAGGATCCCTTCGAGAACATGGGCGCCCAGATGCTCAAGGAAGTGGCGAGCAAGACCAACGACGTGGCCGGCGACGGCACCACCACCGCCACCCTGCTGGCCCAGGTGATGATTCACGAGGGCATGCGCAACCTGGCCGCCGGCGCCAATCCCATGTTCATGAAGAAGGGTATCGAGGCCGCCACCGCGGCCGCCGTCGAGGCCCTGAAGAAGCAGGCCAAGACCGTGCGTGACAGCGAGACGATCTCCTCGGTCGCTGCCATCTCCGCCAACAACGATCTGGAAATCGGCAAGATCATCGCCGAGTCCATGGAAAAGGTCGGCCGGGACGGCGTGATCACCGTCGAGGACGCCAAGGGCACGGAGATGGAGCTGGACGTGGTCGAGGGCATGCAGTTCGACCGGGGCTACCTGAGCCCGTACTTCATCACCAATGCCGAGACCATGAAGGTCGATCTCGAGGATCCGGTGATCCTGGTCCACGACAAGAAGATCAGCAGCATGAAGGATCTGCTGCCCGTCCTGGAGAAAGTCGCCCAGATGGGCCGCCCCCTGCTGATCATCTCCGAGGACATCGACGGCGAGGCCCTGGCCACGCTGGTCGTGAACAAGCTGCGCGGCACCCTCCAGGTCGCCGCGGTCAAGGCGCCCGGCTTCGGTGATCGCCGCAAGGCCATGCTCGAGGACATCGCCGTGCTGGCCGGCGGCCGCGTCATAAGCGAGGATGCCGGTCTCAAGCTGGAGAACACCACCACCGCCGACCTGGGCAACTGTACCAAGGTCACCATCGACAAGGACACCACCACGATCGTGGGCGGCAAGGGCAAGACCGCGGACGTCAAGGCGCGCATCGGCCAGATCCGCGCCCAGATCGAGGAGACCACCAGCGACTACGACCGCGAGAAGCTGCAGGAGCGGCTGGCCAAGCTGGCCGGCGGCGTGGCCGTGATCCGCGTCGGCGCCATGACCGAGATCGAGATGAAGGAGAAGAAGCACCGCGTGGAGGACGCCCTGAGCGCCACCCGCGCTGCGGTGGAGGAGGGGATCGTCGTCGGCGGCGGCGTGGCCCTGCTGCGCACCATCAAGGCCATCAAGGCCCTCGATCTCAAGGGCGAGGCCGCCGTGGGCCGCGACATCGTCGCGCGCGCCGTGGAGGAGCCCCTCCGCATGATCGTGACGAACGCCGGCATGGAGGGCTCGCTGGTCGTGGCGCACCTGCGCGACGAGAAGAACGCCAAGATCGGCTTCAACGCCGCGACCATGCAGTACGAGGACCTGCTGGCCGCCGGCATCATCGATCCGGTCAAGGTCACGCGCTCGGCCCTGCAGAATGCCGCGTCCGTCGCGGCCATGCTGCTGACCACCGAGGCCTGTGTCTGTGACGAGCCCGAGAAGGATCACCCGCCGATGCACGACATGGGCGGTGGCATGGGCGGCATGGGCATGATGTAG
- a CDS encoding glycosyltransferase produces MQIGKYHPPVKGGMETVLGLIGAGLQARGHDLWSVAAAGGAAAASDDPAAARDDRHGRVIRCRSLATVASQPFTPSLPFELKRLFTEFRPEIVTLHWPNPLAAVALYCVRRYLPREARLTVWYHADITRQKLGAVLLRTLLNDLLDRAAGIAVSTASLRDRSSQLSARKDKVEVIPFGIDAAGWRLPTCPGVGPFLFVGRLVYYKGLELLLDAVESIPDARLEIVGDGPLWKTLIDRASAPGLQGRVRMHGELDDGDLRRVMVRCGALVLPSLRRSETFGLVQIEAMAAGLPVISTQLPTGVAEVNVHERTGLLVPPGDRASLAEAMSIVMRDCALARRWGEAGRARVQAHFNHVHMIESLERWYEALLHRQEEDA; encoded by the coding sequence GTGCAGATAGGGAAATACCATCCACCCGTCAAGGGCGGCATGGAGACGGTACTCGGGCTCATCGGCGCCGGGCTGCAGGCCAGGGGACACGACCTCTGGTCGGTGGCGGCTGCAGGTGGCGCCGCCGCCGCCTCCGATGACCCCGCGGCCGCGCGGGATGACCGGCACGGGCGGGTGATCCGCTGCCGTTCGCTGGCGACCGTCGCCTCGCAGCCGTTCACGCCGTCGCTCCCGTTCGAGCTGAAGCGCCTCTTCACGGAGTTCCGTCCCGAGATCGTCACTCTCCACTGGCCCAACCCGCTGGCGGCCGTAGCCTTGTATTGCGTCAGACGTTACCTGCCGCGCGAGGCTCGCCTGACCGTCTGGTACCATGCCGACATCACGCGCCAGAAGCTGGGTGCCGTTTTGTTGCGTACCCTGCTCAACGATTTGCTGGATCGCGCCGCGGGCATTGCGGTCTCGACGGCCAGTCTGCGGGACAGATCGTCCCAGCTGTCGGCCAGAAAGGACAAGGTAGAGGTCATACCCTTCGGCATCGATGCCGCCGGCTGGCGTCTGCCGACCTGTCCCGGGGTGGGACCGTTCCTGTTCGTGGGGCGTCTCGTCTACTACAAGGGGCTGGAACTGCTCCTGGACGCGGTGGAATCGATCCCCGACGCGCGGCTCGAGATCGTAGGCGACGGCCCCCTGTGGAAGACGCTGATCGACCGCGCATCCGCGCCCGGCCTGCAGGGGCGCGTGCGGATGCACGGCGAACTGGACGATGGCGACCTGCGCCGCGTGATGGTCCGTTGCGGGGCCCTCGTCCTGCCCAGCCTCAGGCGCAGCGAGACCTTCGGTCTGGTGCAGATCGAAGCCATGGCCGCCGGTCTGCCCGTCATCTCGACGCAACTGCCGACCGGCGTGGCGGAAGTCAACGTTCACGAACGGACGGGTCTGCTGGTGCCCCCCGGCGATCGGGCGTCGCTGGCCGAGGCCATGAGTATCGTGATGCGTGATTGTGCGCTGGCCCGCCGCTGGGGGGAAGCGGGCCGCGCGCGCGTACAGGCGCATTTCAACCATGTGCATATGATCGAGTCCCTCGAGAGATGGTACGAGGCGTTGCTGCACCGACAGGAGGAGGACGCTTGA
- a CDS encoding NTP transferase domain-containing protein, protein MTTRRRDWAVVLARGNSSRMGRPKGSCLVPGGRESFLARICELHRRAAHEVAVVTLPELGPVYEACVPAEMVTDWILHPPGGGTAASCLAAVRRLAERATHLWFHPVDLPLVSDTTLGLLAAVSAAAADEIIVPLHEGLRGHPVVTPLRPWLGLAPDDHPGAMRALIGRCGSPVRFVDVPDAGIRRDFDRPGDLEGPA, encoded by the coding sequence ATGACGACACGCAGAAGGGATTGGGCCGTCGTCCTGGCCAGGGGGAATTCTTCGCGCATGGGTCGGCCCAAGGGCTCGTGTCTGGTCCCCGGCGGACGTGAATCCTTCCTCGCCCGCATCTGCGAACTCCATCGTCGTGCCGCGCACGAGGTGGCCGTGGTGACCCTGCCGGAACTGGGACCGGTCTACGAGGCCTGCGTCCCCGCGGAAATGGTCACCGACTGGATCCTCCATCCACCGGGCGGGGGCACCGCCGCCAGCTGTCTGGCCGCCGTGCGCCGGTTGGCGGAGCGGGCGACGCATCTCTGGTTCCACCCCGTGGATCTGCCGCTGGTTTCGGATACCACCCTCGGCCTCCTAGCCGCCGTCTCGGCGGCGGCGGCGGACGAGATCATCGTACCACTCCACGAAGGTCTCAGGGGGCATCCTGTGGTCACTCCGCTACGACCCTGGCTGGGCCTGGCGCCCGATGATCATCCTGGAGCCATGCGCGCGCTGATCGGGCGGTGCGGATCGCCGGTCAGGTTCGTCGACGTTCCCGATGCGGGCATCCGCCGGGATTTCGATCGTCCCGGCGATCTCGAGGGCCCGGCGTGA
- a CDS encoding tetratricopeptide repeat protein, which produces MLFGHTVTAAGCPESQYKEADHAFTVATDFITAKNWPESIPSLESALAICPDHINSLRYLGKAYYATDRFEDAQATQEKLVEVAGQDAKSGDYMDLGKTYAKVKDYRKARQAYVNANRIDPDNCSILFNLAVMHGAVNDHPRSVEAYEQVLDNCPDLREKVMPNLVKACQKAAERERSVGNVAEARLYEAKREEYGSQAGGSVGYQVIADKMKAKDWTGAVDQCKAFLANNPESSRRDNVLLNLARSSHQLAQEDAAIEAYRQHLVIKPGNGKAAEELIVILAAQSRCDEALTAAEAAGVHATDDLQKAYLFYGWGKALECAGRYQEAKEKFRWVAANATGDYQFYARKEMTRQDELEERRRLQRENAGY; this is translated from the coding sequence ATGCTGTTCGGACACACCGTGACCGCCGCCGGCTGCCCGGAATCGCAGTACAAGGAGGCCGATCACGCCTTCACGGTCGCCACTGACTTCATCACGGCCAAGAACTGGCCCGAATCGATCCCCTCGCTCGAATCCGCGCTGGCCATCTGCCCGGATCACATCAACTCCCTGCGCTACCTGGGCAAGGCCTACTACGCCACCGACCGCTTCGAGGACGCCCAGGCCACCCAGGAGAAGCTGGTCGAGGTCGCCGGACAGGACGCCAAGTCGGGTGACTACATGGATCTGGGCAAGACCTACGCCAAGGTCAAGGACTACCGCAAGGCCCGACAGGCCTACGTGAACGCCAACCGCATCGATCCCGACAACTGCTCCATCCTGTTCAACCTGGCCGTGATGCACGGCGCGGTGAATGATCACCCGCGCTCGGTCGAGGCCTACGAACAGGTGCTGGACAACTGTCCGGACCTGCGCGAGAAGGTGATGCCCAATCTCGTCAAGGCATGCCAGAAGGCGGCCGAGCGGGAGCGCAGCGTAGGTAACGTGGCCGAGGCCAGGCTTTACGAAGCCAAGCGCGAGGAGTATGGCAGCCAGGCGGGCGGCAGCGTGGGCTACCAGGTGATCGCAGACAAGATGAAGGCCAAGGACTGGACGGGCGCGGTCGATCAATGCAAGGCCTTCCTGGCCAACAATCCCGAGAGCAGCCGCCGCGACAACGTTCTGTTGAACTTGGCACGGTCCAGCCACCAGCTGGCACAGGAGGACGCCGCCATCGAGGCCTACCGTCAGCATCTTGTCATCAAACCCGGCAACGGCAAGGCCGCCGAGGAACTCATCGTGATCCTGGCCGCCCAGTCACGTTGCGACGAGGCCCTGACCGCAGCGGAGGCAGCGGGCGTCCACGCCACCGACGACCTGCAGAAGGCCTACCTCTTCTATGGCTGGGGCAAGGCCCTGGAATGCGCCGGCCGCTACCAGGAGGCCAAGGAGAAATTCCGCTGGGTCGCCGCCAATGCCACAGGCGACTATCAATTCTATGCCCGCAAGGAGATGACGCGCCAGGACGAGCTCGAGGAACGGCGCCGTCTCCAGCGCGAGAACGCCGGTTATTGA
- a CDS encoding aminotransferase class I/II-fold pyridoxal phosphate-dependent enzyme translates to MSRLDKLPPYLFTEIDRAKREAVAAGRDVIDLGIGDPDLPTPGPLLDVMSAAVRRAANHRYPDNRGAPAFREAVAAWLDRRQGVDVDPQTQVLALIGSKEGLAHLPLALLAEGEGVLVPDIGYPVYAAATLLAGGLPAPYRLRLARAFLPDPAEIEELADARTRLLLVNSPHNPTGAVASAADFAALLAVGERTGLVVANDAAYREVVLSGAPAAGLLQVADLDRDRVIEFHSFSKMFNMTGWRIGFAVGHAEVISALGRVKQNIDSGAFTAVQETAIFALSESGDELMPSVMRPYARRREVIAASLAAAGLEVFDARATFYVWARVPAGEDSFSFCRRVLAERDIVVTPGTGFGGGGEGWFRISLTSADDRIDEAAARLRRL, encoded by the coding sequence ATGTCCAGACTCGACAAGCTGCCGCCGTACCTGTTCACCGAGATCGATCGCGCCAAGCGCGAGGCCGTGGCTGCCGGCCGTGACGTCATCGATCTGGGTATCGGCGACCCCGACCTGCCCACGCCCGGGCCCCTGCTGGACGTGATGTCGGCGGCCGTGCGCCGGGCCGCCAACCACCGCTATCCCGACAACCGCGGCGCGCCCGCCTTTCGCGAGGCCGTCGCGGCCTGGCTGGACCGACGGCAGGGCGTCGACGTCGATCCGCAGACGCAGGTGCTGGCCCTGATCGGGAGCAAGGAGGGACTGGCGCACCTGCCCCTCGCCCTGCTGGCGGAAGGCGAGGGCGTGCTCGTGCCGGACATCGGCTATCCGGTGTACGCTGCGGCCACGCTGCTCGCCGGCGGCTTGCCCGCGCCGTACCGACTCCGGCTCGCCCGCGCTTTCCTGCCGGATCCCGCGGAGATCGAGGAGTTGGCCGACGCGCGCACGCGGCTGCTGCTGGTGAATTCACCGCACAATCCCACCGGTGCCGTTGCCTCGGCGGCGGATTTCGCGGCTCTGCTGGCGGTTGGCGAGCGGACGGGCCTGGTCGTGGCCAACGACGCGGCCTACCGCGAAGTCGTCCTGTCGGGCGCGCCCGCGGCCGGGCTGCTGCAGGTGGCGGACCTGGACCGCGACCGCGTCATCGAATTCCACAGTTTTTCGAAGATGTTCAACATGACCGGCTGGCGCATCGGGTTCGCGGTGGGGCACGCCGAGGTGATCTCGGCCCTGGGGCGGGTCAAGCAGAACATCGACAGTGGCGCCTTTACTGCGGTGCAGGAAACCGCCATATTCGCCCTGAGCGAGTCCGGTGACGAGCTGATGCCGTCGGTGATGCGGCCCTATGCGCGTCGTCGCGAGGTGATCGCGGCTTCGCTCGCGGCGGCCGGACTCGAGGTCTTCGACGCGCGGGCCACCTTCTACGTCTGGGCGCGCGTGCCCGCGGGAGAGGACAGCTTCTCCTTCTGCCGCCGGGTCCTGGCCGAGCGGGACATCGTCGTCACGCCGGGCACGGGTTTCGGCGGCGGCGGCGAGGGCTGGTTCCGCATCTCCTTGACCAGCGCCGACGACCGCATCGACGAGGCGGCCGCCAGGCTGCGGAGGCTTTGA
- the folB gene encoding dihydroneopterin aldolase, producing the protein MDCIRLTGIDVYAYHGAHPAERELGQRFVIDVELWTDVQLAAESDAIADALDYTKVHQRIVELTAGDSFHLVEALAGRICDTLLREFSLEAATVTVHKPNPPIRNFLGSVSVTIDRTSEEMLSRSTRRSRRRHENGESIQ; encoded by the coding sequence ATGGATTGCATCCGACTCACGGGAATCGACGTGTACGCCTACCACGGTGCGCACCCGGCGGAGCGCGAGCTCGGCCAGCGGTTCGTGATCGACGTGGAGCTGTGGACCGACGTACAGCTCGCCGCCGAGAGCGATGCCATCGCCGACGCTCTGGACTACACCAAGGTGCATCAGCGCATCGTGGAACTGACCGCCGGCGATTCGTTCCACCTGGTGGAAGCCCTGGCCGGGCGCATCTGCGACACGCTGCTGCGCGAGTTCTCGCTGGAGGCCGCCACGGTTACCGTCCACAAGCCCAACCCGCCCATCCGCAACTTCCTGGGCAGCGTGTCGGTGACCATCGACCGCACGAGCGAGGAGATGCTGTCGCGGTCCACGCGCAGGTCGCGGCGCCGGCACGAGAACGGGGAATCCATCCAGTGA
- the folK gene encoding 2-amino-4-hydroxy-6-hydroxymethyldihydropteridine diphosphokinase: MSGEGHAGGHRPGTRAFVGLGSNLGDRLAELRAGLAALASHPRIETLAVSGVYESDYVGPGGPQAAYLNACACLLTELRPQALLAALKLIERGRGRTGETHMRPRALDLDILLYGDLVWREPDLTIPHARLIERAFVLEPLAELDAALILPDSGQTVGRLCAMIRAAHGRTAHRRPELLLSTVAAVD; the protein is encoded by the coding sequence GTGAGCGGGGAGGGGCACGCAGGCGGCCATCGGCCCGGCACGAGGGCGTTCGTCGGCCTGGGCAGCAATCTGGGCGATCGCCTGGCCGAGCTGCGCGCCGGACTCGCCGCTCTCGCGAGCCATCCCCGCATCGAGACGCTGGCGGTCAGCGGGGTCTACGAGAGCGACTACGTCGGCCCGGGTGGGCCGCAGGCCGCCTACCTCAACGCCTGTGCCTGCCTCTTGACCGAGCTGAGGCCGCAGGCATTGCTTGCGGCCCTGAAACTGATCGAACGCGGCCGGGGACGCACTGGCGAGACGCACATGAGGCCCCGGGCCCTGGACCTGGACATCCTGCTCTACGGCGACCTCGTGTGGCGGGAGCCGGATCTCACGATTCCCCACGCTCGCCTGATCGAGCGGGCCTTCGTGCTGGAGCCCCTGGCCGAACTCGACGCCGCTCTGATCCTGCCCGATTCGGGGCAGACAGTCGGACGGCTTTGTGCCATGATCCGCGCTGCCCACGGCCGAACCGCGCACCGTCGGCCGGAACTGCTGCTGTCGACGGTCGCCGCCGTGGATTGA
- a CDS encoding deoxynucleoside kinase → MLPWRYVVVEGVIGAGKTSLTKLLASRTGAAVNLEVVEDNPFLAKFYQDRAGLAFQTQIFFLLSRYRQQQKLTQPDLFSTSVISDYLFAKDRIFANLNLSDDELTLYDQLATILEQHILKPDLVIHLQASTDVLMERISIRGRSFERDMNRDYIDALNSAYSYFFHHYRQTPLLVVNTNAFDFVNVPHDFSQLFELLQEPFQGTRFFAPA, encoded by the coding sequence GTGCTGCCTTGGCGTTATGTCGTTGTCGAGGGCGTGATCGGCGCCGGCAAGACCAGTCTCACCAAGCTGCTGGCCAGCCGTACTGGCGCGGCTGTGAACCTGGAAGTGGTCGAGGACAATCCCTTCCTGGCCAAGTTCTACCAGGACAGGGCGGGCCTCGCCTTCCAGACCCAGATATTCTTCCTGCTCAGCCGGTACCGCCAGCAGCAGAAGCTCACGCAGCCCGATCTCTTCTCGACCTCGGTGATCTCGGACTACCTCTTCGCCAAGGACCGCATCTTCGCCAACCTGAATCTCAGCGACGACGAGCTGACCCTCTACGACCAGCTCGCCACGATTCTCGAGCAGCATATCCTCAAGCCGGACCTGGTGATACACTTGCAGGCCTCGACGGATGTCCTGATGGAGAGGATCAGCATCCGCGGGCGCAGCTTCGAGCGCGACATGAATCGCGATTACATCGATGCGCTCAACAGCGCTTATAGTTATTTTTTCCATCACTACCGGCAGACGCCGCTGCTGGTGGTCAATACGAACGCCTTCGACTTCGTGAACGTACCGCACGATTTCAGCCAGCTCTTCGAGCTGCTTCAGGAGCCGTTCCAGGGCACGCGCTTTTTTGCCCCGGCCTAA